A single window of Engraulis encrasicolus isolate BLACKSEA-1 chromosome 20, IST_EnEncr_1.0, whole genome shotgun sequence DNA harbors:
- the LOC134436047 gene encoding uncharacterized protein K02A2.6-like: MMAARLQRWSLFLGAHDYTIEFKGTKLHGNADGLSRLPLESGDKSVFSDPAELFHMTQMDNLPVTFLEVKRETGRDPTMVRVYDLTVKGWPHKGNADLPDYANRREQLSVCQGCVMWGTRVIIPPKLRDRVLESLHDGHQGVVKMKSLARSHVWWPGIDHQIEDISKSCLGCLQNQRQPQVAPPHTWEWPSTVWQRVHIDYAGPFLDRMFLVVVDAYSKWPEVFPVKNATSTVTIETLRTLFARTGLPQQLVSDNGSQFTSEEFQMFMKRNGIKHITTVPFHPATNGLAERFVQTFKHSMKAMANSKLSISEKLSNFLLSYRNTEHSTTGQTPSVLFMGRSLRSRLDLLKPDLHRDVSKKQSSLMKKQSPVRTFHEGQSVIARDYRHGNKKWQTGEIVSKTGPLTYTVRVPPGLIWRRHVDQLLDSSTRHSTRNDQCRDADCADSCEDFTSFTPGEPPDEPPDELNAEPAPATDSPAASPRPVPDVPERRYPERERHPPQRLEL, translated from the coding sequence ATGATGGCGGCACGTCTGCAGAGATGGTCATTGTTTCTTGGAGCTCATGATTACACCATCGAGTTTAAGGGCACCAAGCTTCACGGAAATGCAGATGGCCTTTCTCGCCTTCCCCTTGAGTCAGGTGACAAGTCTGTGTTTTCAGATCCAGCTGAACTTTTCCACATGACGCAGATGGACAATCTGCCTGTCACTTTTCTAGAGGTGAAGAGGGAAACGGGTCGTGACCCGACAATGGTGAGAGTCTACGACTTGACGGTGAAGGGGTGGCCTCACAAGGGTAATGCCGACCTACCTGACTACGCAAACCGCAGAGAACAGTTGTCCGTATGCCAAGGCTGTGTAATGTGGGGCACCAGAGTCATTATACCTCCAAAGCTTCGGGACAGAGTGCTAGAGTCTCTTCACGATGGACATCAAGGTGTAGTTAAAATGAAGAGCCTGGCCAGAAGCCATGTCTGGTGGCCTGGCATTGACCATCAGATTGAAGACATCTCAAAGTCATGCCTAGGATGCCTGCAAAATCAGCGTCAACCACAGGTGGCTCCACCACACACCTGGGAGTGGCCGTCAACTGTGTGGCAGAGAGTTCACATCGACTACGCAGGTCCCTTTCTGGACAGAATGTTCCTAGTGGTCGTCGATGCATACTCTAAATGGCCTGAAGTTTTCCCTGTGAAGAATGCAACATCAACAGTGACAATTGAAACACTTCGTACTCTGTTTGCCCGTACTGGACTGCCGCAGCAGCTAGTCAGCGACAACGGTAGCCAGTTTACCTCAGAGGAATTCCAGATGTTCATGAAACGAAACGGAATTAAGCACATTACCaccgtgccatttcaccctgcaacAAATGGACTTGCCGAGAGATTCGTCCAGACCTTCAAACACTCCATGAAAGCCATGGCGAACTCCAAATTGTCCATATCAGAGAAACTGTCCAACTTCCTGTTGTCTTACCGCAACACAGAACATTCCACCACAGGTCAGACACCGTCCGTGCTGTTCATGGGAAGATCCTTAAGATCACGCCTGGACCTCCTAAAACCAGACCTACACCGGGACGTCTCAAAGAAACAAAGCAGTCTGATGAAAAAGCAATCACCCGTGAGAACCTTCCACGAGGGTCAGTCTGTAATTGCCAGAGATTACCGTCATGGGAATAAGAAGTGGCAGACTGGTGAGATAGTTTCCAAAACGGGTCCACTTACTTACACCGTAAGAGTACCACCTGGACTGATCTGGCGCAGACATGTGGATCAGTTACTGGACTCTAGTACCCGTCACTCCACCAGAAATGACCAATGCCGTGATGCAGACTGTGCAGACAGTTGTGAGGACTTCACATCGTTCACACCAGGTGAACCACCGGATGAACCACCAGATGAACTGAATGCAGAGCCTGCTCCAGCAACCGATAGTCCAGCTGCTTCTCCCAGACCTGTTCCGGATGTACCTGAAAGGCGCTATCCTGAACGAGAGCGTCACCCTCCACAGAGATTAGAACTATAG
- the LOC134436049 gene encoding uncharacterized protein K02A2.6-like: MAELRRLSEHCEFKEGLSDALRDRLVCGLVHEGTQKRLLAEKDLTLARALEIAVSVETAAKDAVELQKKGSSSECTKLKMELDTGSALSIISYKDYKNKFAKMKLKHTPVTLKTYTGEKVSPLGKLKVKVKYEKTKRVLDLYVVQNDNVPLFGREWLRSIQLNWKSIKVMEMSSESTEPTPGRLRNLLDRYSPVFQDGIGTLAQIKAKVALTENAQPKFHKARNLPYALRPKVEAELKRLEDQGILSKVEWSEWATPIVPVVKKSGALRICGDFKVSINPVLQADQYPLPRIEDIFASLAGGQHFSKIDLAQAYLQMELEESSKKYLTINTHKGLFQYNRLVFGIASAPAVWQRAIDQVLQDIPGTQCYLDDILVTGSDENTHLTNLETVLKRLSDFGLRVNKEKCEFFKDSIEYCGHKIDKDGLHKAQDKIDAVLKAPRPENPVTHHHMGLALYFPTR; the protein is encoded by the exons ATGGCCGAACTACGCAGATTATCGGAGCACTGCGAGTTCAAAGAGGGCTTGTCAGACGCGCTGCGTGATCGTCTCGTGTGTGGACTCGTGCACGAAGGCACACAGAAGAGGCTCCTGGCCGAGAAAGATCTCACACTCGCGCGCGCTCTGGAGATTGCCGTCTCAGTGGAGACCGCTGCAAAGGATGCAGTTGAATTGCAAAAGAAGGGGTCGTCTAGTGAATGCACA AAACTAAAAATGGAGCTAGACACTGGGTCAGCCTTGTCCATCATATCCTACAAAGATTACAAGAACAAATTTGCCAAAATGAAACTGAAACATACCCCAGTCACACTGAAGACTTATACAGGAGAAAAAGTCTCCCCATTGGGAAAATTAAAGGTGAAAGTCAAATATGAGAAAACAAAGAGAGTACTGGATCTCTATGTGGTGCAAAATGACAATGTGCCATTATTTGGACGAGAGTGGCTGCGTAGCATCCAGCTTAACTGGAAATCAATCAAAGTGATGGAGATGTCCAGCGAAAGCACTGAGCCTACCCCAGGACGACTGAGGAACCTACTGGATCGCTACTCACCAGTTTTTCAAGATGGAATTGGAACCCTGGCACAGATCAAAGCCAAAGTAGCTTTAACTGAAAATGCGCAACCAAAATTCCACAAAGCCCGCAACCTGCCTTATGCATTGCGCCCAAAGGTGGAAGCAGAGCTCAAGCGCCTTGAGGACCAGGGTATCTTGTCAAAGGTGGAGTGGTCAGAGTGGGCCACTCCCATCGTGCCAGTCGTAAAGAAGAGTGGTGCGCTACGCATCTGTGGCGACTTCAAAGTCAGCATAAATCCAGTGCTCCAGGCGGACCAATATCCGCTACCCCGGATAGAGGATATCTTTGCCTCATTGGCTGGAGGCCAGCATTTCTCTAAGATCGACCTAGCGCAGGCCTACCTCCAAATGGAATTGGAAGAATCCTCAAAGAAATACCTAACCATTAACACCCACAAGGGGCTGTTCCAATATAACCGGCTGGTCTTTGGAATAGCGTCGGCCCCTGCTGTATGGCAAAGAGCCATAGATCAAGTTCTTCAAGACATCCCTGGCACTCAGTGCTATTTAGACGACATCCTTGTTACAGGAAGTGACGAAAACACACATCTGACCAACCTTGAGACAGTCTTAAAGAGGCTCTCAGACTTTGGACTCAGAGTGAACAAAGAAAAGTGTGAGTTTTTCAAGGACTCAATTGAGTACTGCGGTCACAAGATCGACAAGGATGGTCTTCACAAGGCACAAGATAAGATCGATGCAGTCTTGAAGGCACCCAGGCCCGAGAAT CCTGTGACGCATCACCATATGGGATTGGCGCTGTACTTTCCCACAAGATGA